A genomic segment from Treponema sp. Marseille-Q3903 encodes:
- a CDS encoding MoxR family ATPase, translating to MNNEIERFKIITKKCRTEAAKRLIGQENLVDDILTAFIAGGHVLVEGVPGLAKTLAIKTIAEILGLDFKRIQFTPDLLPADVTGTLIYEQNKGTFTVRKGPVFANVILADEINRAPAKVQSAMLEAMEERQITIGEETYKLPEPFFVLATQNPVEQEGTYNLPEAELDRFLMKLVVKYPAADNEIQIVQTCGKAPDVPVNQIVTASDIADMKATADKVTCSEKLVEYIVSILTVTRPESPHRQQTGRTIVNTTNTNDITRYIHFGASPRAGIAMLQCAKVRALFAGRDFVLPEDIKSVAMNVLRHRLVLSYEAAADNVTADEIISRIMNFIPVP from the coding sequence ATGAATAATGAAATCGAACGTTTTAAAATCATCACGAAAAAATGTCGCACAGAAGCTGCAAAGCGCCTTATTGGGCAAGAAAATCTCGTTGATGATATATTGACTGCCTTTATAGCCGGGGGACACGTATTGGTCGAAGGAGTGCCGGGACTTGCCAAAACACTCGCAATTAAAACAATAGCGGAGATTCTCGGACTTGATTTTAAACGAATTCAATTTACACCCGATTTGTTGCCTGCCGATGTTACAGGAACTTTGATATACGAACAAAACAAGGGAACTTTCACTGTAAGAAAAGGCCCTGTTTTTGCGAACGTAATTCTTGCTGATGAAATAAACCGTGCACCTGCAAAAGTTCAGTCTGCAATGCTTGAAGCGATGGAAGAACGTCAGATTACAATCGGAGAAGAAACATACAAGCTGCCGGAACCTTTTTTTGTGCTTGCAACTCAAAACCCTGTTGAACAAGAAGGCACATACAATCTGCCTGAAGCAGAACTTGACCGTTTTTTGATGAAACTTGTTGTCAAATATCCTGCTGCAGACAATGAAATTCAAATTGTCCAGACTTGCGGGAAAGCTCCTGACGTTCCGGTAAACCAGATTGTAACGGCATCTGATATCGCAGACATGAAAGCCACAGCAGACAAAGTTACATGCAGTGAAAAACTCGTTGAATATATCGTTTCGATTTTAACAGTCACACGTCCTGAAAGCCCTCACAGACAGCAGACAGGTCGTACAATTGTAAATACAACTAACACAAACGACATCACCCGTTATATTCATTTTGGAGCATCGCCACGAGCGGGGATTGCAATGCTGCAATGTGCAAAAGTTCGTGCGCTTTTTGCAGGCCGCGATTTTGTTTTGCCGGAAGATATAAAATCAGTCGCAATGAACGTATTGCGTCACAGGCTCGTCCTTTCTTACGAAGCAGCTGCAGACAATGTCACCGCAGACGAAATCATATCTCGTATTATGAACTTTATTCCTGTTCCGTAA
- a CDS encoding DUF58 domain-containing protein encodes MKTELLVKKATYLRIQAAELAEGIKSGNFQSLYRGQGIEFTGVRDYIRGDDVRSIDWNVTARMGKPFVKMFVEEREFQIFLIVDSSLSMKLDTKSCRRTKFESAEEAAALVTIAAELNGCPIGAVFFDGAIYFSCKPALSKENTMNILNNLYRTPKGATKGSSLGNAIEYACNLLRMRSLVFVLSDFRSAEWETPMTAIAHKNDVIAINIHDFIDEELPSLGTVVFEDVESGIKMDLPSSSEKFKKEWRRYNQKKTERWQDFCYKHGILPVTMDTKSEPLQVLNSIFTRKARTR; translated from the coding sequence ATGAAAACAGAACTTCTTGTAAAAAAAGCCACTTACCTCAGAATTCAGGCAGCAGAATTAGCCGAAGGAATAAAGTCGGGGAATTTTCAGTCTCTTTACCGTGGGCAGGGGATTGAGTTTACAGGAGTTCGAGACTATATACGCGGAGATGATGTCCGTTCGATTGACTGGAACGTAACTGCAAGGATGGGAAAGCCGTTTGTGAAAATGTTCGTTGAAGAACGAGAGTTTCAGATTTTTTTGATTGTAGATTCATCGCTTTCAATGAAACTTGATACAAAGTCTTGCAGAAGAACAAAATTTGAATCTGCGGAAGAAGCCGCAGCGTTAGTGACAATTGCAGCCGAATTAAACGGATGCCCTATAGGGGCGGTTTTTTTTGACGGCGCAATTTATTTTTCATGCAAACCGGCTCTCTCAAAAGAAAACACAATGAATATCCTAAACAACCTTTACCGCACTCCAAAGGGAGCGACAAAAGGCTCATCGCTTGGAAACGCAATAGAGTACGCATGCAATTTGCTTCGTATGCGTTCACTTGTTTTCGTGTTGTCCGATTTCCGAAGCGCGGAATGGGAAACTCCTATGACCGCAATTGCTCATAAAAATGACGTCATCGCAATAAATATCCACGATTTTATAGATGAAGAACTTCCATCACTCGGGACTGTCGTTTTTGAAGATGTTGAAAGCGGAATTAAAATGGATCTTCCATCATCTTCTGAAAAATTTAAGAAAGAATGGCGCAGATATAACCAAAAAAAAACGGAACGGTGGCAGGATTTTTGCTACAAGCACGGAATTCTGCCTGTCACAATGGACACAAAAAGCGAACCTCTTCAGGTTTTAAATTCCATTTTTACAAGAAAAGCAAGGACAAGATAA